TTGACGATGGGGGCGCGCACGGGCCCGCTGTGGTTTCAGGTAGCGCGCTTCTCACCGCTGGGGTACACCCTTTCGAGGTTCAGTTTTTCGAATGTTGTGGCGGGCCTAGCGGTGTTGATCTGCTTTTGCCAACAGGAGTCACTTACGTTCCTGAACCCGCTTCCCTGTTGCTTGTAGGAACTGGCCTTCTTGCGTTGGGAAGCCGTGTGAGAAAACTCTTGGGCTAGGTCCCAAACTGCCGTTTCAACCAGCAAAAGGGCAGTCGTTTGCCCAGGATGGTGCCCCAAGTTTGAAGCACTCGGACGCCCGGCCTCCTGCCCCGCCGAGTCCGGGCGAAGACTAGGACGCCGAAGGCCCGTGTACGCGCCGGGTCGCTGGCCGAACGTGCAGCAGAATCTCCCCTACGCCTGAGGACTCTCTGTCCCCGACCGTGGCTTGACCGGGCAACGTCTTACCCCTCTAAAGATTGTTGAGAGAGCGCTGTGTCCCAGGGGCGGAGAGTTCCTGGGAGTCTGAGGAGGACTTGGTGCGCCCGGCTTGCCGCGCGCAGACCGGAGGGATGTATTTGCCCTGCGCGCAGTTTGCGTCCCGGCGTCATTTGTCGGGAAGCGTCGCCTAAGGCCCGAAGGGAACCCCCGACCTTCAGGTTCGTTATGGTTCTGTGCATCGCTCTTCGCTGAGGCTGGCGTGCCCTAGGGGACGATTTCAGAACTCAGTGTTGCCGGCTCGAAGTCAATCTTTCTTGGGCCAGTGGGGCCCAGGGCGGGGCGGCTGAACCCTTCGGGCAAATCGCCGTTATCGCCGCGGAGGTATTGCAGGTAGTTAGGCCGCAGCGAAGCGATCAGTTCCCGGCGGCTCTTGGTCACGAGCGGCTTACCGACGTAAGCCTTGCCCATGCGTTGGATGATTTTTTCCGGGGCCAAGCCCGCGAACATCATCAGCGGCCAGGTGAAATTGGGGCCGTTCAGTTTGCGCAGTCGGTAGAGCCACAGGAACAGTGATCCGACGCGCCAGGCCATGGGGCCCCACCAGCTATACTGGCCCGGGCGCAGGTTCATCTTCCAGCACCCCATGATGAGCTGCCATTGCAGGGGGCGGAGTTGGCGGGTGTGGGTGACGCCCGTCTGATGTTCCATGCGCGTGTCGTGCAACGGCGTGAAAATGGAAGGCACCAGGAAGGCGAACAGGCCGCGGCGCTCTATCTCGTACACCAGATCGAGCGTTTCCCGGACGTCCTGATCGGTTTCGCCGGGGTTGCCCACCATCAGGGTCATCATGGGGAACCAGTTGTTCTGGTTGGCCACGCGCAGGCCTTCCAGGACTATGCTGGGCCAATCGTCAATGGGAAACGGCATGCCTTTGCTGGGCATGATCTGCTTGGCCATGCGGACCGAGCCGGTCTCGAGCCCGATCAGCGGGCATAGAGCTTTTTTCTGTGGGTGGGTGCTGAGCCGCGGCAGATGGATGGGACTTTTCGGTAGCAACACATCGGAAAGCTGCCGGATCAATTCCGGGTCCACGACGAAGGGCGCTATCGTGCAATGGCTCAGCACGTGCTGCTCGATGCCCGGCGTGTTCACAATTTCTGAATAGAGGTCCACCAGCGCTTCGCGGTTGGGGAAGAAGAACGGCGTGTCGGTGTGCACCTGGCCCCAGATGAACATGTCCTCGGTGGCAAGAGAGACCTGCTTGTTGCCGTGCCGCACGTTGGCTCGGACCGCTTCCATGATTCTCGCTTTGGGCAAGTCGATCTGCGGGTTCAGGTCCGGCGCACAGAAATTACAGCGGCGCCCGCAGCCGGTGGTCATTTCCACGACACCGAACGTGGTGCGCCGGTCGGGGAACAGGATGGCGTCGCGCGTTGTGGGATGCCCCACGGTGATTTCTCGCGGCAGCGTTTCCCCCGCGATGGCCTTGCGAAACAGCGCTAGGGTGTCCAGCGATTCGCTGCGGCCCTCAACGACGCAGTCGATGCCCAGCTCGTCAAACGTATTGGTCTGAGTGATCTGCCAGCCCCCCGATCCGCCCACCACCACCCGGAAATTCTTCCGGTAGAGACTCAGCTTGATCCCGGAGAACATAGCGCGGGCGTAGATCGAATTCAGCGGCATTTTCGACGAGCCGAGAATGGAGGCGTACACACCTGCCGCAAACGTGACGCCCAGCGGGTTGTGGGTGGAGACGGCCACGACGCGCGTATTGGGCCCGATAAACCGATCCAGGTCGTCGGGGAAGCAGGCCACCACGTCCTCAGAACCGAATTCGCGCAGCAGCGATTTCTCCAGTACGCGCACCCCGGCGGGCATGTATCGCGCCGAGCCGTCCTCGTCGCGCTCTACCTCGCGCCATTTCGGATATTTCTTGTCTAGCACAAACTCCATCCACTGCGGCAGCGACGCCAGAGCCATCTGGATGAAGTAACCGGCGTGGTCAATCGCTTCGGTGAGCGGTGCCGTCAGCACGATCAGCTTGCCGCCGTCGGCGGGAGCGTGGCGCTCTGAACCAATGGCGTTCTCCGTGATTCGATTTCGCTGGTTGTTTCCTGTCTTGGCGGTAGGCTGCATGCAGACAGAACTCCTCCCTATCGGGATTCTCGATTGCGAGCTCGATGCGCGCTGAAACTTTAATTCTATAGCACTCTTGCGCATGCTCCATGCAATCTTTGTTCACCAGTAACGCGCTGGTTGTCCTTCTAACCCATTGCAGGAATCTGGGAGCGACAGAACAGCAAAATAGGGGTAGGAGCTTCGCCCAAGTCATGCTAGTGTCGGGGTGCGTTTGATGCTCTTGTAAAACCTTTGGGTTCGTAGAGAGGGGCTGCAGGGACACCACTTGCAGCCGTTTTCGTTTTTGGCGGCTGAAGGCACCCGTTAGATGGGACTGGAGACACCAAATAGCTTAGACACGAAAAGAGAAAGAGGAATCAGTTGAAAGAACAAGGAACAGTGAAGTGGTTCAATGCCAGCAAGGGCTACGGGTTCATTCAGCGCCAGTCCGGCGAGGACGTCTTCGTACACTTCTCCGCCATCCAGGCGGAGGGGTACAGGTCGCTAAATGACGGTCAAGCGGTGGAGTTCGAAGTTTGCAAGGGTCCGAAGGGCCTGCAAGCGGAAAATGTCATCACCCTGTAGTCAACGGAAAAGGCGAGCCCGCTTCGGGCGGGCTCGCTTCCGCCTTGCGCGTCCGGAGCGACCGCAAGGCTCACCGAGAGTGCCTCACGAGGCGAACGAATGAGCGCCGCGATCCACGTCGCATATATCGGCTTTGAAGCCAAGGCAAACGTGCGGGAGTACACGTTTGCCGTCAGAGGGACGACAGCGGATCAGTCACGGGAAGTCAAGCTGACCATCTCAAACCAGGCCTTCCTGTCACAACGCGCGCGGTATCAAGACGCTCCCGACATCTGTTCTCACCGACTGCAGCGAGAACTTGCCAACGCCGACGATCCGCTGAAACCTCACTACTCCATCGGCGACGCGGAACTCGATGAATATCGCATCGCACATTCGCCGAAGTCCAGCCCGGGTAGGAAGCATAAGCCAGCGCAGGAACCCTAGACCTCGGCTCCGGTTTGCGCCAGGAACCGTGCCCCAAGGCCAAGCTAGCCACAGTGAGCGTGGACGATTACGCCAAGCGCACTCTTAGACTTGGTCGAAAACATGCTTCCGCTACAACTTCCGCCACAGTCAGCCGCAAGCCGTCAAGCGATTGCCGTAACTGATCGAAAGAGTAGCGCGCCCTGGGGGACGATTTCAGAACTTTGAGGTTGCTTAGCTTGCCGGACGGGATTTCAAGAATTCCAGAACTGCATTTGTAAACAACTCGGGGGCTGCTTCAATGGCGTCGTGCTCCTGACCTTGCAGGATCACGAGCATTTGGTTTGGCAACGCGCGAGCCAGAGCCTCAATCGCGGCCCGGTGATGGCCAGCCGTTTGAGAGCCCATCACCAGTAACGTCGGAATCGTCAGCTTCCCAAATTTCGCCGGAACAAATTCGTAGGCATTCAGCGCCCGTATTTCCCGGACCTGTACGTCAACGGTGCGCGCACGTGCTGTCCAGCTTGGGTTCTTCCGCGCCGCGGCGATTCGAGTCTCGGATAGCTTCACGATGTGACGCAGGAACATTTCTAGCGCTGCGTCCTTCTGACCTCTTCGCACAAGATCTTCAAACCTGCTGAGAACCGTGAGGTCCGTTACGGGGCCACCCACTGGAAACGGTGGTTCATACAGGACCAACTGATCGATGTTTTGCGTGCGCAAGGCTGCCTCGGCTGCACAGATGGCGCCCAGGGAATGGCCAATCACGGAAACCGGTGGGTTCAACGAATCAGCCACCGCTGCAACATCTTCAAATTCTCTCTCAAAGGAATACTCTTGAGCGTCACCACTCTGGCCGTGACCTCGCCTGTCCATCGCGCAAACACGGAAACGAGCGGAAAATGCAGGCAACACCCGTTCCCAACGGCTATGGTCACCCATGCCGCCGTGAACCAGAAGCAGAGCGGGCCCGGATCCCTGACATTCAAACGCAATACGCGTGCCGTCTTTTGAGCGCACTGTCAGTGGTTTCTCTGGGAGTGAGCGGGCGCCAAGTAAAGTGATAACGGTTGCTGGCGCAAATGCAGTTAGGATTCTCAGGAATTGACGCCGATCGTACATATCAAGTTAGGACGGCCACCGTTCGGTGCTCAAATCTTCCCGTTCCCCCTTCCGTGCGTGGGCTCTCGTATCTCCTGCGAAACGGCGGCTGCAGTCTAAGGTCCCTCGGACAGAAAGTGGTCTCTTTCCGTAATGATCCGAGCCGTCAGAATCAGGTTGAGCATGGGGTTCTAAACACACAGAAGGGTATCTCTCCAAGTTGTTGGATATCAAACGAAAAAAGGGATGGCGCGCCCTGGGGAACGATTTCAGAACTCTTCCGTTGGCCCAGACTGTGTCTGATATTCCACAGATGGGTCAACTTCGTTGAAGCCGCCCCCAATCAGCTTTGCGGTTCAGACTCGGCGGGCACGGTTACGTTTTCGTTCGGGGCTTCGTTTGCCGCGCGTTTGGCGAGGCTTCTCTGCGCACGCCGTTCGGCTTTCATGCGCTGCTTTTCCACTCTCTTCATTTCCTTCTGGCGCTTTTGAAACGTGGTTCTCGACCGCGTTGCCATGGGGTCTCCTTGAAATCAGGATGGGGCGCGAACAAAGTCGCGACCGGCAAAGGCATCGTCTGACGCTACCAGCGGGGTTCGCGCGGCTTGCGCGCGGCTTCGCGGTGATCCTCGTTCGAGAATCCGCCCCGGCCGCGGCCGCCACTGCCCCCTGGCCCGCTCCGTTCCGTTTTGGGGCGTGCTTCGTTCACCTTCAGGTTGCGCCCGCCAACCTCTTTTCCGTCGAGAGCCGCAATCGCCTTGGCTGCCTCTTCGTCATTGGCCATTTCCACAAAAGCAAAGCCGCGGGCCCGACCAGTGTCTCGGTCCGTCGCTATGTGGACGCGTGTGATCTGCCCGAACGCTTCGAACAGCGCCCGCAAATCGCTTTCCGTAGTCTGGAAACTCATGTTGCCGACAAACAGATTCTTCATTCTCTTTCTCTCCTTAACTCTCTGCTGCGCCGCTCGCGAGGTGTCTCGGCACCCAGCCGGATTCAGATCGCTTGGAAACGCCGATGGGGAACCGGATGAAGTCAGGTGAGGCAGGCCGTAAACTGCAGCCCGGAAGGCACTGACGCATTCCGACTTCTTGACACCGAGCGCTGAGTATAACACACATGCGGAAGGCAGCCACGACTTTGTGGAAGCCGGTGGGAGCGCGATGCTGCTCGGAGCAGGCGGCTTCCGCCAGGGGGCGT
This window of the Candidatus Acidiferrales bacterium genome carries:
- a CDS encoding RNA-binding protein, producing MKNLFVGNMSFQTTESDLRALFEAFGQITRVHIATDRDTGRARGFAFVEMANDEEAAKAIAALDGKEVGGRNLKVNEARPKTERSGPGGSGGRGRGGFSNEDHREAARKPREPRW
- a CDS encoding alpha/beta hydrolase — encoded protein: MYDRRQFLRILTAFAPATVITLLGARSLPEKPLTVRSKDGTRIAFECQGSGPALLLVHGGMGDHSRWERVLPAFSARFRVCAMDRRGHGQSGDAQEYSFEREFEDVAAVADSLNPPVSVIGHSLGAICAAEAALRTQNIDQLVLYEPPFPVGGPVTDLTVLSRFEDLVRRGQKDAALEMFLRHIVKLSETRIAAARKNPSWTARARTVDVQVREIRALNAYEFVPAKFGKLTIPTLLVMGSQTAGHHRAAIEALARALPNQMLVILQGQEHDAIEAAPELFTNAVLEFLKSRPAS
- a CDS encoding radical SAM protein, producing the protein MQPTAKTGNNQRNRITENAIGSERHAPADGGKLIVLTAPLTEAIDHAGYFIQMALASLPQWMEFVLDKKYPKWREVERDEDGSARYMPAGVRVLEKSLLREFGSEDVVACFPDDLDRFIGPNTRVVAVSTHNPLGVTFAAGVYASILGSSKMPLNSIYARAMFSGIKLSLYRKNFRVVVGGSGGWQITQTNTFDELGIDCVVEGRSESLDTLALFRKAIAGETLPREITVGHPTTRDAILFPDRRTTFGVVEMTTGCGRRCNFCAPDLNPQIDLPKARIMEAVRANVRHGNKQVSLATEDMFIWGQVHTDTPFFFPNREALVDLYSEIVNTPGIEQHVLSHCTIAPFVVDPELIRQLSDVLLPKSPIHLPRLSTHPQKKALCPLIGLETGSVRMAKQIMPSKGMPFPIDDWPSIVLEGLRVANQNNWFPMMTLMVGNPGETDQDVRETLDLVYEIERRGLFAFLVPSIFTPLHDTRMEHQTGVTHTRQLRPLQWQLIMGCWKMNLRPGQYSWWGPMAWRVGSLFLWLYRLRKLNGPNFTWPLMMFAGLAPEKIIQRMGKAYVGKPLVTKSRRELIASLRPNYLQYLRGDNGDLPEGFSRPALGPTGPRKIDFEPATLSSEIVP
- a CDS encoding cold-shock protein — protein: MKEQGTVKWFNASKGYGFIQRQSGEDVFVHFSAIQAEGYRSLNDGQAVEFEVCKGPKGLQAENVITL